A single region of the Eriocheir sinensis breed Jianghai 21 chromosome 53, ASM2467909v1, whole genome shotgun sequence genome encodes:
- the LOC126983272 gene encoding neurotrophin 1-like — protein sequence MAFILSVFLACAAVALGSASHPPQTYGPPPSHNAGYCDPTTPPACAHGGDVSFCLEDPEYPEYEIKGAISADKLFGKKYADVADQSADDLVEHLTKYQEEAFDYSYYTGASTGYSPYDVTHWTGPEGYICPSKVGYARPRRARNVEGKWRVIVNDVEYYTQTARMEYCLFPQAACRALAPCFKSKCVQKYVYHRLLSFDPCDPYKGLFIDIYKLPSACSCHIPTH from the exons ATGGCTTTTATCTTG tcGGTATTTCTGGCGTGCGCCGCCGTCGCTCTCGGCTCGGCCAGCCATCCCCCCCAGACCTACGGCCCCCCGCCGTCCCACAACGCCGGCTACTGCGACCCCACGACCCCGCCCGCCTGTGCCCACGGCGGTGACGTCTCCTTCTGCCTCGAGGACCCCGAGTACCCCGAGTACGAGATCAAGGGTGCCATCAGCGCCGACAAGCTCTTCGGCAAGAAGTACGCCGACGTGGCCGACCAGTCCGCCGACGACCTCGTTGAACACCTGACCAAATACCAGGAGGAGGCCTTCGACTACTCCTACTACACCGGCGCCTCCACCGGGTACTCGCCCTACGACGTGACCCACTGGACGGGCCCCGAGGGATACATCTGTCCCTCCAAAGTGGGCTACGCCCGCCCCAGGCGCGCCCGCAACGTGGAGGGCAAGTGGCGCGTCATCGTCAACGACGTCGAGTACTACACGCAGACAGCGCGCATGGAGTACTGTCTGTTCCCTCAGGCCGCCTGCCGCGCCCTGGCCCCCTGCTTCAAGAGTAAGTGCGTGCAGAAGTACGTctaccaccgcctcctctccttcGACCCCTGCGACCCCTACAAGGGCCTCTTCATCGACATCTACAAGCTGCCCTCCGCCTGCTCCTGCCACATCCCCACCCACTAG